AAAGGACGTCAAAGGGTGCGAGCCGGCGTCGGCCCGGCCGGCCGCCCCACGGGCGGAGTATCGACGCCCCCATGCCCGCCAGCCAGGGGGCTTGTTGCGGTGACCTGGGGGGCTTCCCACGTTCGGGTCATGAACTCTGTCCCTGTGACGAGTGAACCGGAGCTGGACCCGTCGGACCCCTACGCTCGCGAGGCGCAGACCTTCCCACGCCTCAGCCCCGAGATGGCGGAGCGGGTCGCCGCCTACGGCACCGAGGAGCGCCTGCCCGGTGGCACCCTCCTCTTCAAGCGCGGAGACCGGAGCGTCGACTTCTTCTTCGTCCTCGAAGGGGTCGTCGAACTCTTCGACCTCGACGAGGAAGACCAGCCCCGCGTCTTCGCCGTCCAGGGCGCGCAGCAGTTCACCGGCGAGTTGGACCTCTTCACGGACCACCAGATTCTCGTGAGCGGCCGCGCCCAGGGCGACTGCCACGTGGTCCGGGTCAAGTCGCAGGACTTCCGCCGGCTGGTGAGCACCGAGTCCGACATCGGTGAAATCATCATGCGCGCGTTCATCCTGCGTCGCGTCGGGCTCATCCGGCACTCGCAGGCCGGCGTGGTGCTGATTGGCTCCGGCCATGGCGCCGACACGCTCCGCTTGCAACGCTTCCTCACCCGCAATGGCTATCCCCACCGGCTCCTCGACACCGACGTCGACCCGGGGGCCAGCGGCTTCCTGAACTGCTTCCAGCTCACCCCCGCCCAGCTCCCGGTGGTCATCGCCCCGGGTAGGAACGTCTTCCGGAATCCATCCAACGCCGCGCTCGCGGATGACCTGGGCTTCAGCGAGCTGGTGGACCCCTCGCATGTCCATGACGTGGCCGTGGTCGGCGCCGGCCCCGCGGGGCTGGCCGCGGCGGTGTACGCCGCCTCGGAGGGGCTGGAGACTGTCGTCGTCGAGTCGCTGGCGCCCGGGGGGCAGGCGGGGACCAGCTCGAAAATCGAGAACTACCTCGGCTTTCCCACCGGCATCTCCGGCCAGGCGCTCGCCGGGAGGGCGCAGGTGCAGGCACGGAAGTTCGGGGCGCGGCTCATCATCTCCCGCTCCGTCTCCGGCATCGACTGCGAGCAGGTGCCCTACCGCTTGCGGCTGGACGACGGCCGCACCGTGGCCGCGCGCTCGGTGGTCATCGCCACCGGGGCTCGCTACCGC
The window above is part of the Pyxidicoccus trucidator genome. Proteins encoded here:
- a CDS encoding FAD-dependent oxidoreductase, with the translated sequence MNSVPVTSEPELDPSDPYAREAQTFPRLSPEMAERVAAYGTEERLPGGTLLFKRGDRSVDFFFVLEGVVELFDLDEEDQPRVFAVQGAQQFTGELDLFTDHQILVSGRAQGDCHVVRVKSQDFRRLVSTESDIGEIIMRAFILRRVGLIRHSQAGVVLIGSGHGADTLRLQRFLTRNGYPHRLLDTDVDPGASGFLNCFQLTPAQLPVVIAPGRNVFRNPSNAALADDLGFSELVDPSHVHDVAVVGAGPAGLAAAVYAASEGLETVVVESLAPGGQAGTSSKIENYLGFPTGISGQALAGRAQVQARKFGARLIISRSVSGIDCEQVPYRLRLDDGRTVAARSVVIATGARYRKLDVPDLARFEGQGIHYAATAMESSLCTGEEVIVVGGGNSAGQAAVFLSRTVARLHLLVRAGGLATTMSDYLVQRIHSSPRIELHTRTEITALSGDRFLREVTWVHRPTGETSTHRIGNVFVMIGAEPNTEWLNGCLELDSKGFVRTGQDAQGRALASPYATTRSGIYAVGDVRSGSVKRVASGVGEGSVVVQAIHGFLHPVGV